One Halobacterium wangiae genomic window, TGCTGCTGTCGGCGTTCACGAACCGCGCGGTGGACAACGCGCTGGAGGCGCTCCGCGAGCAGGGGTTCGAAGATATCGTCCGCGTCGGGACGTCGACGGGCGTCCGCGAGGACATGGAGGACCTGCGGCTGAACCAGTCCGGTGACCCCGCCGAGCGCGCGCGAGCACTGGAGAGCGCGGACGTGGTGGCCGCGACCACCTCGACGTCCGGCTCCCGCGTGATGCGCGAGCAGTCCTTCGACGTCGTGCTCGTCGACGAGGCGAGCCAGCTCACCGAACCGGACACGCTCGCGGCCATCAACCGCGGCGAGCGGTTCGTGCTCGTCGGCGACCACGAGCAGTTGCCGCCGGTCGTCCGGTCGGGCGGTCGGCTCTCGGAGTCGCTGTTCCAGCGCCTCGTCGAGACCCACCCGGAGGCCGCCGTGATGCTCGACCAGCAGTACCGGATGAGCCAGCGCATCCAGGCGTTCTCCTCCGGGGAGTTCTACGACGGCCAGCTCCGCCCCGCAACGGCCGACGTCGCCGGCCAGACGCTCGCCGACGTCGGCGTGGAGACGGGTGGCGCGGTCCAGAACGGAGTGACCTTCCACGACGTCGAGGGGACCGACGACGCCCACGTCGACCCCGTGGAGGCCGAGCGCGTCGGTGACATCGTCCGGGAGTACGTCGACGCCGGCCTCGACCCGGCGGTCGTCGGCGTCATCGCGCCGTTCCGCGCGCAGGTCGCGGAGATCGGCCGCCGCGTCCCGGAGGGCGTCTCGGTGGACACCGTCGACCGCTTCCAGGGCTCCTCGAAGGAGGTCGTCGTCGTCTCGTTCGTCGCGACCGGCGCCCTCGACGGCCCCATCTTCGAGGACCACCGGCGCGTCAACGTCGCGCTCACCCGCGCGAAGAAGAGCCTCGTGCTCGTCGGCGACGAGACGGCGCTCCGGTCGGAACCGCTGTACGACCGGATGGTCGAGTGGGCGTCGCTGGACTGACTCAGTTCGTGACGACGAGTTTCCCGACGCTCTCCCTGTTCTGCATCGCGGCGAACGCGTCGCCGGTCTCGTCGAGCGGGTAGGTCTCTGCGACCTCGGGTTCGAGGCGTCCGTCCGCGACTAGGTCCACGAGCGTCTCCAGGTCGGCCTGCGTCCCCATCGTGCTGCCGATCACGCGCTTGTGGCCGAGGTAGAGGTCGGGAACGTCGATGGTGGACTCCGTTCCCGCGGTCCGACCGCAGACGACCATCCGACCGCCGCGGCGGAGGACGTCCAGGCCGACCTGCGTGTACTCGCCGCCGAGGTGGTTCAGTACCGCGTCCGGCGTCCCGATCACCGCGACGTCCTCGCGGATGGCGTCGGGGTCGGTCCCCTCGACGGCGTGGTCGAGGCCGAGTTCGGTCGTCCGGTCGAGTTTCTCCCGCGACGAGGACGTCCCGACGCTCTGTGCGCCGAACACGTCGGCGAGCTGGACGGCGGCGACTCCGACACCGCCGGTGACGCCCGGCACGAACACGAGGTCGTTGGGGCCGACCTGCGCGCGGCGGAGCATGTGGTGGGCGGTCATGTACGCCGTCGGCACCGCGGCGGCCGTGGTCGCGTCCACGGAGTCGGGGAGCGCGACGAGACGGTCGGCGTCCACCAGTGCGGCCTCCGCCAGGCCGCCGTGGTAGAGTGAGAAGTTCTCGCAGAGGTTCTCCGGCCCCTCGCGGCAGAACCGGCAGACACCACACGTCTCGTTCGGGCAGAGCACGACGCGGTCGCCGGGTTCGACGGCCGTCACGCCCTCGCCTACCTCGCGGACCGTCCCGGCGACGTCGAGGCCGCTGACGAACGGCAGGTCGTCGGCGTCGACCATCGCCGAGTCGCCCTCCAGAATCCAGAGGTCGTGGTGGTTGATGGCGCACGCTTCGACGTCGACGACCGCCTCACCGGCGTCGGCCGTTGGGGTCGGCTGCTCAACGACGGAGACGCCGTCCGGACCCGTCAGTTCGGTGAATGCTGCGACTCGCATCGACTCGACCTACGGCCGACTGGCGGATAGAGGTAGGGGCTACGGCAGGTCGCGGACTCGCGGGCGACCAGGAAGCGTCCTGCCGGGACCCCAGTCCTTTTTGCGACCCGTCCCGGACTGCTCCAGCAATGGAGGAGGCGAACGACTACGACGGCGTCCGGGAGGAGTCCGGGCTGTCTCCAGTCCCCGCGGAGGTCGACGCCCTCGCGTTCGACGAGCGACCCGACGAGGGGGCGGCGAGCGAGGCGTTCCAGGCGCTCGCCAGCGAGGTCCGCGTCGCGGTGCTCGTCCAGTTGGCCCGTGCGGAACACGACAGTTCGGGCCCCCAGTCGTTCGCAGAGATACAGGAACTCGTCGGCAGCGACAGTTCCGCGCGCTTCGCCTACCACCTGCGGCAGCTGGACGGCCAGTTCGTACAGAAGACCCCGGAGGGCTACGTGCTGACCCCCGCCGGGCGCCGGGCAGCGGCCGCCGTCCTGGCCGGTACGTTCACCGACGACGGCGACCGCCGCGCTAGCTGACGCCGCGTTCAGTTCTCACTCCGTCTCCGCGTCGAACGCCGCTTCGAGCCGGTCGTCGGCCACTACTTCGTACCCGTCCGCAGTGACGGTCGCCACCTCCACGTCGTCGACCGAGAGGTCCTCGACGGCAGTGTCGAGCCCCAGGAGTGCCAGGGAGAGCGCGTCGCGCTCCGTCAGGGGTGGGGCGTACTCGTCCTCGAAGCGCTCGATGGCGTCGCCCGCGCCGTGCCCGACCGCGTCGGCGCGCCACTCGCGGGTCGCCCCCGAGGGGTCGATCTCGAACAGCTGCGGGCCGTCGTCGTAGCCGCCGACGAGCAGCGCCGTCCCGTACGGGCGCGCGCCGCCGGTCTGCGTGTACTCCTGGAGGTGGTCGGCCACGCTCGTCGTCAGCGCGTCGACGCTCGCCGCCTCGCCGTACCGGACGTGTTCGTCCTGCGCGCTCCGGCGGGCGAGGTCTACGAGTCGGCGCGTGTCGGCCGCGTGACCGGCGCTCCCGATGGCGACGTGGTCGTCGACGGCGAACAGCTTCTCGACGCTACCCGGGTTCACGAGCGGCGACCGTCGAGGGACGTGGGAGGCCAGTACGACGCTGTCCTCGCCGCGGACCCCGACGACCGGGGAGCCCTGCTTCACCGCCTCGCGGGCGTACTCGACCTGGTAGAGTCGGCCGTCCGGCGAGAAGATGGTCGTCCCGCGGTCGTAGGCCTGCTGGTCGGCGTTCTGCATCAGGCCACCTCCGAGACGCCGTCGAACTCGTCGAACGCGACGCCCTCGCTCGTTATCGTGGCGACGGTGAGGCCATTCCCGCTGGCCGTGTCGCGCTCGCTGGCGCTGGCTATCGCCTGCGCGGCGACGCTCCGGCCCGCCTCGGCGGTCAGGTCGTCCTCGAAGTGCTGTTCGAGCACGCCGTACGCTAGCTGCATCCCGCTGCCGCCCGCGGCGTAGCTGTCCGAGAGGACGCCACCGCCGCCGTCGAGGCTGAAGACGTGGCCGCCGTCCTCGTCGACGCCGCCGAGCAGCGGCGTGACCTGGAGCGGGGCGCTCCGGAGGACGTTTCCCGCCAGCGTCGCGAGTGCGGTCATCGTCAGGTCCTCGCTCCGGCGGTTCTCGTAGAGGCGCGCCTCCGCCCGCAGCACCCGGACGAACTGCTGGATGTGGCCCACGGCGCCAGACAGTGCGGCGGCTGCGGTGGGGTGGAGCTGTTCGACCTTCTGCGTGCGCTTATTCGTGACGAGTCGGCCGCCGACGCTCGCCCGGCGGTCGGCCGCCATGACGACCCCGTCCGCCGTCGTGAGACCGACGACCGTCGTCCCCGTCTCCGCCACGCTGTCCTCGACGGGCGCCGGTGCGGCCTCGAGTGTCGACGGGTCTGCCTCGTGGATAGGCGGCCATCCCTGCCGTGGGTCCCGGGCCGTCGCCGTGTTCGACTGGTGAGTGTTCACCATGGGAGGAAAGCGGGACGCCACCCCCATAACTGTAATCTAAATTATATTTTAGTGCGGGGCGCTGTCACTCCCCCCACTCGTTTATGTCGTGGCCGCACAACTTCTTCGACGATGCAGGAACTCGTCTCCGAGGCAGTCACGAGGTCGCTGCTGGCACTGGCTGGTTCGGGCGTCGACGTCACCGTCGGCGAGGGACTCGCGGGCGGTGCCGTCGGGGCGTTCCTCACGACGCTCGTCGTCGGCGCCATCGCCGTCGCCGTATTCCCCGAGCGCACCGAGGCCCTGATGGAGGCCGTCCTCGACGACCCCGTCGGCTCGTTCGCCTACGGCCTCCTCGTCTCCATCGCGCTGTTCGTCGTCGCCGTGGTGCTCGTCCTCACGATCGTCGGCATCCTCGTCGCGATTCCGCTGCTGCTGGTCGCGTACGTGCTGTGGGCCGCCGGTGCGGCCGTCGCCTACCTCGCCATCGCCGACCGCCTGGTCGGCCACGAGGATGGCTGGCTCAAAGCGCTCCTCGTCGCGGCAACCATCAACGGCCTGCTCGCGGCGACGGGCGTCGGCGCCATCGTCGCCGTCTGTATCGGCATCGCGGGGTTCGGCGCCGTCCTCCGCCCGTACCTCGGCTGACACCGCTGGCCTCGTCTGCTACTCGTCCCCGACCTGCTCGCGCACGCGCTCGTGGAACTCCCGGAGCACGGCGTCCTCGTCGTCCGCGAGCACGACGTCGCTGGCCGACAGCGTGGCGAGGCCGAACGACAGCGGCGACGGGGACGTGAGCGACGTCTTCCGGATCTCCACCTCGCCGGCCTGCACGCGGGCCAGCACCTCCGTGACGCCCGCGAGGTCGAGTTTGTCCTCGACGAGTTCGCGGTAGGTCTCCTCGATGACAGCGAACTCCTCTAAGTCCTCGGCGAAGCCGAGCAGCATCTCGCTGGCGACCTGCTGCTTGCTCGCGGACTTCTCGTAGCCCTTGTAGCGTTTCAGGATGAGCAGCGCGCGCGTCGCGTTGATGCGGAAGTACCGCTTCAGGAGGTCCGTCTCGCGGAGCGCGCGCCGCAAGTTCTTGCGGGCGTCCGCCGGGTCGGTCTTCCGCAGGAGGCCCGTCACGTCGACCTTCCGGTTGAGCGGCATCGACAGCGTGAACCCGTTGTCCGCCACGGAGACGGCGACGTTCGCGTTCGCCTCGTTCGCACAGCGGTAGGCGAGCAGTCGCGAGAGACCGTCGTTGAACCGCCGGCCGTACGGCGTGCGGACGTGGTAGCGCCGCCGGTACTCGTCGCGGTCCTTCACCTCCTCGACGGCGATGCGCTCGGGCGTGCTCACGCTCTCCGTGCCCGCGTACGCCACCTGGTCGTCGTACATCCGGGCGAGCGCGCGGACGGCGTCCCCGTCGATGGGGAACTCGCGGAGCCACCGCCTGACCGCCGCGGGGCCGCCCGCGTCCATCTTCTTGAGGAGTTCGCCCTGGAAGCGCGCGATCTCGCGGCCCAGGTCGTAGGACAGCGGGAGGCGCTCGGAGAACCACGACGGCACCGTCGCGCGCTCGCTCGTCCGGTCGACGTACACCTTCGACCCGCGGCGGTAGCGGTAGGCGAACCGGTCGCCGCCGAGCACGAACACGTCGCCCGCCTCGAGCGTGTCGAGGTAGCCCTCGTCGAGCTGGCCGACCCAGTCGTCGTCGCCCCGGACGTAGACGTTCACAGTGAAGGAGTCCGGGATAGTCCCGATATTCTGGAGGAGGATGGGGCGCGCGAGTCGGCCGCGCTTCCCGACGAGGCGTTCGCCGACGTCGAAGTCGGGGTAGTGGTGTTCACCCTCCGGGGCGTCGTTCTCGTCGCGCCACACCTTCGCGTAGACGCGGCGGTCCTCGAGGCCGTCGTAGTCGGCGGTGAGGTAGCGCAGCAGCGTCTCGTACTCGTCGTCGCCGTACTCCCGGTAGGGGTACGCCGACCGCAGTGTCTCCAGCACCTCGCTGTCCCGCAGCGGCCCCTCGATGGCCATCCCGTAGACGTGCTGGGCGGCGACGTCTTGAGCGCGCTCGGGGATGTGGACGCGGTCGACGAACCCGCGCTCGGCCTGCCGGAGCATCACCGCACACTCGACGAGTTCGTCGCGGTCGAGCGCGATGACCCGACCCGTTACCGTCCGGCCGGGGCGGTGGCCCGCACGGCCGACGCGCTGGAGCAGGCTGGCGACGGACTTCGGGGAGCCGACCTGCACAACGAGGTCCACGTGGGGCATGTCGATGCCGAGTTCGAGGCTCGTCGACGTCGTGGTGACGTCCAGGCTCCCCTCCTTCAGCCGCCGCTCGACGTCCTTCCGACGGTCCTTCGAGAGACTGCCGTGGTGGCAGGCCGACCGCTCCTCCCCGACGATGCCGCGCTCGCGGAGGTTCTCCAGGACGCGCTCGGCGCCCGACCGCGTGTTCGTGAACACGAGCGTGCTCTCCGCGCCGCCGACGAGGTCACCGAGTTCGTCGTAGAACGCGTCGTTGATGGCCCCCGAGGAGGCGTTCACGAGGTCCGGGCGCGGACAGTGGAGTTCGAGGTCGTAGTCGCGGGCGAACCGGGCGTCGACGAGTTCGCAGTCCCGCGCCGCTCCCTGCTCGTCGAAGCCGACGAGGAACCGTGCGATGTCCGACAGCGGTTCGACCGTCGCCGAGCAGCCGATGCGCGTGAACCCGCCCGCCAGCCGCTGGAGGCGTTCGAGGCTCACCGAGAGGTGGGTGCCGCGCTTGGAGTCCGCGAGGCTGTGTATCTCGTCGACGACGACGTACTCGACGCGCTCCAGGCGCTCCCGGAACTTCGGCGAGTTCAGCAGGATGGCGAGCGTCTCCGGCGTCGTGTTGAGGATGTGGGGTGCCTCCTCGAGCATCTGCTGGCGCTCGTAACTCGTGGTGTCGCCGTGGCGGATGGCCTGTCGAACGTCGGTCTCCACCCCCCGGTCGGAGAGGTTGTCGGCGATGCCCTCCAGGGGTTCGGCGAGATTCCGCTCGATGTCGTTGGCGAGAGACTTCAGCGGCGAGACGTAGAGGCAGTAGACCCCGTTCTCGAGGCCCTCCGTGCGCTCGCGCTCGAACAGTTCGTTCAGGATCGCGGTGAACGACGCGAGCGTCTTGCCGCTCCCCGTCGGCGCCGCGACGAGCGCGTTCGCGCCCTGCTGGACGAGCGGAATCGCCTCGCGCTGTGGCGGCGTGAGACAGCCGCCGTCCTGGGTCGGCGGGCCGAACCGGTCGACCCACCACTCCCGGACCGCGGGGTCGAGGGCGTCGAGAATCTCGCGGTCGGTCGCGCCCGACCCCGCCAGCGCCTCCGACTCGGTCGCCATTCCTGTCGTCGTTGGGTCCCGGCCGACAAGTGTCTGACGCCGGTCGGAGTACGTGACAGTTACCCCGGGGCGGTCCGGGGTTCGACCGGCGCTCTCGCGACGGCGTAAGCCGACCGTACGTCCCCGTCCTCTCGGCCGTCCGAGAGTTCCCGTTCTGTCTCCACGATGCCAGCGTCAGAACCGCTCGCCGAGCACGTCCTCGGCTGGCTGCTCGAACGGCCGGCGCGCGTGCTCGCCCACCCGGTCGAGGCGAGCGACTTCGAGTTGCTCGCACACGCCGTCGACACCGACCGGGAGTAGCGTGCCGAAACCGTTACCCGGCGCGCAGTCCGGGGTTCGAGTATGCGACTGACGTTCCTCGGCACCGGGAGCGCGATGCCGACCGGCGAGCGGATGCAGACCGGGTTGCTGGTGGAGAAACCCGGAACTCGTCTGCTCGTCGACTGCGGCAGCGGCGTCCTCCACACGCTCTCCCGGACCGACGTCGGCTACGAGGGCGTGGACACCGTCCTGCTCACGCACCACCACCTCGACCATGTCAGCGACCTGCTCGTCCTGCTGAAGGCGCGCTGGCTCGCCGGCGAGGAGTCCCTGACCGTCGTGGGACCGCCGGGGACCGAGGACCTCGTGACCGACCTGCTGGACGTCCACGACTACCTCCAGGGACGCGTCGACCTGACGCTGCGCGACGTCGAACCGCCGCGCTTCGAGGTGGCGGGCTTCGACGTCGAGGCCATCGAGACGATCCACTCGATGGCCGGCTACGCGTACAAGTTCGACGGTGAACTCGTGTTCAGCGGCGACACGGAGGCCCTCGACGGGATGGCGGCGTTCGCCGAGGGCGCGTCGGTGCTCGTCCACGACTGCTCGTTCCCCGACGAGGTCGACGTCGCCAACCACCCGACTCCCACGCAGTTGGGTGCGTCGCTGGTCGACGCCGACGTCGACGACCTCTACCTCACGCACCTCTACCCGCACACGGACGGCAAGCACGACGAGATGCGAGAGTCGATAGCGCGCCACTACGACGGCGACGTGACGTTCGCACGGGACGGGCTCGAAATCGAGATCTGAAGTGATCGCTAGCACGGTTCCCATCCGCAGCCAGAGTCTCGACGTAGAACAGAACAGTCGGTACGTCGGACTGTGCGGGTACTGTCTTTAGATATCCGACAATCACGAGCTAGAATTTCGGGAGAAGGCGCGTCGTAGCATGGGTGTGGTACTTACCGGTTCGCCACCTACCCACGTCGAGTACCGATGGCGGCATTCAACACCAGATCCGCGAACAAGATCAGTATCGTCTCGACAGTGATCGACGCGGCGATGGCGTTCGCCCGGGGGCGCAGAAAACAGGGTGTGTTGCTCCTCGGTGCCGCTGCACTCTCCACTCGTATCCCCGGTATCGGCACGGCTGTGTCGATACTCTCCCGGATCGTACAGCGGCTTCGCTGAGTCGGAACTTCGGTTCCCGATGCCGGCTGGGTGCGTGAGGAGTCCCCGCTGACGTGGTGCCAGCGCTACCGGAAGCGCAGCCCTGCTGTCGACTCAGTCCAGCCGGTAGCGCAGCACGGCCGCGATGCCGCCGAGGTTCCGGAGCTGTTCGCCGGGCGCGAACTCGTGGCTGAACACGGTGACGTCCCCGCCCTGCTGTTCGACGTCCGTCACGAGGTCGTTGACGTCGACGTCCCAGTCGCCCTCGCCCGCGCGCTCCATCCGCAGTCGCTCGTCGAGGATGAGGAGGGACTCCACCGCGCCGAACTCCACCGCCTCGGCCACCGCGTCGACGCCGTAGGCGGCCTTCCCCTCGGTGGCAATCTGCGTGGTGAGTTCGTCGATGAGCTCGGACTCCTCGGCGATGCGGGTCTGCTCCTGGACCTCCTCGACGGCGCCGCGCTTGAGCACCTCGTGGACGCCGCGGCCGCCCACCGCGCTCGTGTCCACCATCGTGATCTTGTCCTGCAGGTCGGGGTACTCCTCGGTGACGTAGGCGAGGGCGTCCTGTTTCGTGAACCCGGGGCCAGCGAGGATGATGGCGTCGGCTCGCATGCGCGCGAGCGCGTCGGCGAGCGTCGCGAACAGCTCGTCGCGACCGCGGTCGTTCTGTTCGCCCTTCCCGGTCGTCGCCGTGAACGACCCCTGTTCGTCGACGCCGTACTGCTGGACGACGTGGATGTGGGCCTCGCCCTCCTCGACCGTCGCGATGGCGACGTCCGGCTGGTCGGTGGCCTCGACGGCCTCGTTCAGCCGTTCGAGCTGGTCGGGTTTCCAGTGCTTCTCGACCTCGATCTCCTCGCGGTCCTCGACGTTCAGCGTGTGGTGCATCCCGAGCTGGTCCTCCCGCGAGCAGTCCGCGATGGTGCCAGCGACCCGGAGACGGTTCGAGAACTTGTGGAACTCCACGTCCTCGACGTCGAGGGTGACGAACATGTGCTCGCGCTCCCCGCCCGTGTCCCGCATCTGGTCGTCGTTGCGCTGGATGCGGCGGTGGGTGTCACCCGCCACGAGGTCCCCGGGTTCGAGGACGTACGCGAGGTGCCAGAGGTCGTCGAGGCTCTCGGGGACG contains:
- a CDS encoding alcohol dehydrogenase catalytic domain-containing protein, which codes for MRVAAFTELTGPDGVSVVEQPTPTADAGEAVVDVEACAINHHDLWILEGDSAMVDADDLPFVSGLDVAGTVREVGEGVTAVEPGDRVVLCPNETCGVCRFCREGPENLCENFSLYHGGLAEAALVDADRLVALPDSVDATTAAAVPTAYMTAHHMLRRAQVGPNDLVFVPGVTGGVGVAAVQLADVFGAQSVGTSSSREKLDRTTELGLDHAVEGTDPDAIREDVAVIGTPDAVLNHLGGEYTQVGLDVLRRGGRMVVCGRTAGTESTIDVPDLYLGHKRVIGSTMGTQADLETLVDLVADGRLEPEVAETYPLDETGDAFAAMQNRESVGKLVVTN
- a CDS encoding ArsR/SmtB family transcription factor; its protein translation is MEEANDYDGVREESGLSPVPAEVDALAFDERPDEGAASEAFQALASEVRVAVLVQLARAEHDSSGPQSFAEIQELVGSDSSARFAYHLRQLDGQFVQKTPEGYVLTPAGRRAAAAVLAGTFTDDGDRRAS
- a CDS encoding archaeal proteasome endopeptidase complex subunit alpha is translated as MQNADQQAYDRGTTIFSPDGRLYQVEYAREAVKQGSPVVGVRGEDSVVLASHVPRRSPLVNPGSVEKLFAVDDHVAIGSAGHAADTRRLVDLARRSAQDEHVRYGEAASVDALTTSVADHLQEYTQTGGARPYGTALLVGGYDDGPQLFEIDPSGATREWRADAVGHGAGDAIERFEDEYAPPLTERDALSLALLGLDTAVEDLSVDDVEVATVTADGYEVVADDRLEAAFDAETE
- a CDS encoding proteasome subunit beta; protein product: MGVASRFPPMVNTHQSNTATARDPRQGWPPIHEADPSTLEAAPAPVEDSVAETGTTVVGLTTADGVVMAADRRASVGGRLVTNKRTQKVEQLHPTAAAALSGAVGHIQQFVRVLRAEARLYENRRSEDLTMTALATLAGNVLRSAPLQVTPLLGGVDEDGGHVFSLDGGGGVLSDSYAAGGSGMQLAYGVLEQHFEDDLTAEAGRSVAAQAIASASERDTASGNGLTVATITSEGVAFDEFDGVSEVA
- a CDS encoding ATP-dependent helicase; the encoded protein is MATESEALAGSGATDREILDALDPAVREWWVDRFGPPTQDGGCLTPPQREAIPLVQQGANALVAAPTGSGKTLASFTAILNELFERERTEGLENGVYCLYVSPLKSLANDIERNLAEPLEGIADNLSDRGVETDVRQAIRHGDTTSYERQQMLEEAPHILNTTPETLAILLNSPKFRERLERVEYVVVDEIHSLADSKRGTHLSVSLERLQRLAGGFTRIGCSATVEPLSDIARFLVGFDEQGAARDCELVDARFARDYDLELHCPRPDLVNASSGAINDAFYDELGDLVGGAESTLVFTNTRSGAERVLENLRERGIVGEERSACHHGSLSKDRRKDVERRLKEGSLDVTTTSTSLELGIDMPHVDLVVQVGSPKSVASLLQRVGRAGHRPGRTVTGRVIALDRDELVECAVMLRQAERGFVDRVHIPERAQDVAAQHVYGMAIEGPLRDSEVLETLRSAYPYREYGDDEYETLLRYLTADYDGLEDRRVYAKVWRDENDAPEGEHHYPDFDVGERLVGKRGRLARPILLQNIGTIPDSFTVNVYVRGDDDWVGQLDEGYLDTLEAGDVFVLGGDRFAYRYRRGSKVYVDRTSERATVPSWFSERLPLSYDLGREIARFQGELLKKMDAGGPAAVRRWLREFPIDGDAVRALARMYDDQVAYAGTESVSTPERIAVEEVKDRDEYRRRYHVRTPYGRRFNDGLSRLLAYRCANEANANVAVSVADNGFTLSMPLNRKVDVTGLLRKTDPADARKNLRRALRETDLLKRYFRINATRALLILKRYKGYEKSASKQQVASEMLLGFAEDLEEFAVIEETYRELVEDKLDLAGVTEVLARVQAGEVEIRKTSLTSPSPLSFGLATLSASDVVLADDEDAVLREFHERVREQVGDE
- a CDS encoding MBL fold metallo-hydrolase, giving the protein MRLTFLGTGSAMPTGERMQTGLLVEKPGTRLLVDCGSGVLHTLSRTDVGYEGVDTVLLTHHHLDHVSDLLVLLKARWLAGEESLTVVGPPGTEDLVTDLLDVHDYLQGRVDLTLRDVEPPRFEVAGFDVEAIETIHSMAGYAYKFDGELVFSGDTEALDGMAAFAEGASVLVHDCSFPDEVDVANHPTPTQLGASLVDADVDDLYLTHLYPHTDGKHDEMRESIARHYDGDVTFARDGLEIEI
- a CDS encoding mRNA surveillance protein pelota, with amino-acid sequence MQLKERRRVEGGAERITLVPESLDDLWHLAYVLEPGDLVAGDTHRRIQRNDDQMRDTGGEREHMFVTLDVEDVEFHKFSNRLRVAGTIADCSREDQLGMHHTLNVEDREEIEVEKHWKPDQLERLNEAVEATDQPDVAIATVEEGEAHIHVVQQYGVDEQGSFTATTGKGEQNDRGRDELFATLADALARMRADAIILAGPGFTKQDALAYVTEEYPDLQDKITMVDTSAVGGRGVHEVLKRGAVEEVQEQTRIAEESELIDELTTQIATEGKAAYGVDAVAEAVEFGAVESLLILDERLRMERAGEGDWDVDVNDLVTDVEQQGGDVTVFSHEFAPGEQLRNLGGIAAVLRYRLD